A window of Tripterygium wilfordii isolate XIE 37 chromosome 7, ASM1340144v1, whole genome shotgun sequence contains these coding sequences:
- the LOC120001788 gene encoding germin-like protein 9-3 gives MVSRISMLQFFLLVIASLAIIQMTKAGDEDILCDFLGSKVDAKYFTYKDMRSFEKPAAAFTVMKASRVEFPALNGQSVSLAVLQFPVNSVNPPHIHPRSAELLLVRKGCLQVGFVDTTNKFYNQTLRTGDIFVFPKGLVHYQYNADPHTPALAISAFGSANAGTVSIPATLFTTGIDDNILEKSFKTDAKTIQALKTGLGSKQ, from the coding sequence ATGGTCTCAAGAATTTCCATGCTCCAGTTTTTCCTACTAGTGATAGCTTCACTTGCCATCATTCAGATGACCAAGGCTGGAGATGAAGATATTCTTTGTGACTTCTTGGGTTCCAAGGTCGATGCGAAGTACTTTACATATAAAGACATGCGCAGCTTCGAGAAACCAGCTGCAGCTTTTACGGTGATGAAAGCTAGCCGAGTTGAATTCCCAGCTCTTAACGGGCAGAGTGTTTCCTTAGCTGTTCTTCAATTTCCTGTTAATTCGGTTAATCCACCCCATATCCATCCTCGTTCTGCTGAGTTACTTTTGGTCCGAAAAGGTTGTTTGCAAGTAGGATTTGTCGACACGACCAACAAGTTCTACAATCAGACCCTACGAACGGGTGACATATTTGTGTTTCCAAAGGGACTTGTTCACTATCAATACAATGCTGATCCGCATACACCTGCTCTGGCGATTTCTGCCTTTGGGAGTGCAAACGCGGGGACTGTTTCGATTCCTGCCACTCTGTTCACCACTGGGATTGATGATAATATCCTGGAAAAGTCCTTCAAAACTGATGCCAAAACTATTCAAGCTCTCAAGACTGGCTTAGGATCTAAGCAATAA